From the genome of Ornithobacterium rhinotracheale, one region includes:
- a CDS encoding heavy metal translocating P-type ATPase, with protein sequence MEKQYSIIGMSCMGCKDSVEKALRKVAGVKHVEVDLLQALATITSDHEIPFELLKESLKNSHYDIAPLQKITRTYSVHGMQCEGCKGHVQEALEKVNGVSKVEVNLDKSEAVVTFNQEIPLEQFQKALDKIGGSYTIANEGEEAPVKKKLVSKSGKYYCPMMCEGDKVYDAPGDCPVCGMDLVPLEMNEDEEQSNYLRLLKKLKIALFFTVPIFVVAMSDMLSDNPLYKIMPQSAWNWVQFLLSIPVVFYACFILFKRAYASLITRNLNMFTLVGIGAGAAWLYSVIALFFPNLLSATGEVHLYFESATVILTLVMLGQVMEAKAHQKTHSAIKELMQLAPKKALRVSGDVEQEVDLSEIKIGDVLKVKPGEKIPVDGEIIEGSSYIDESMITGEPIPVDKVVGDQVSQGTINGNKIFLMKAKRVGHDTLLAGIIQMVNDASRSRAPIQRLADKVSAYFVPIVVGVAVITFIVWFLFSQEHPWTNAFVNAIAVLIIACPCALGLATPMSIMVGIGKGAQRGILIKKAEALEKLKTINLVLIDKTGTITEGKPSVEELVAVEGVKKIDMLQLINSLNQNSEHPLAKATLKFGRERHVSALPVQNYESITGKGVVGEVQNHSVALGNEALMESVGAKDNHNLYAQAENFINQGATVSYLAVDQEILAFIVISDKIKENSAQALKALNQKGIKVVMLSGDSLGTVKAVAKKVGLTDFKAEMLPKDKLEEVKKYQAQGYKVAMAGDGMNDAPALAQSDVGIAMGTGTDVAIESADITLVKGDLQGILSARLLSEKVLKNIKENLFFALVYNTLGVPVAAGILYPFFGILLSPMIAALAMSFSSVSVIANALRLRNAKI encoded by the coding sequence ATGGAAAAACAATATTCAATCATTGGCATGTCGTGCATGGGCTGCAAAGACAGCGTAGAGAAAGCTTTAAGAAAAGTAGCTGGTGTAAAGCATGTGGAGGTGGATTTGCTGCAAGCTTTGGCTACAATTACCTCGGATCACGAAATTCCTTTTGAACTTTTAAAAGAGAGTTTAAAAAACTCACACTATGATATTGCACCTTTGCAGAAAATTACTAGAACTTACTCGGTGCATGGCATGCAGTGCGAGGGGTGCAAAGGGCATGTGCAAGAGGCGTTAGAAAAAGTGAACGGGGTTTCTAAAGTGGAGGTAAATCTTGATAAATCAGAGGCAGTTGTGACTTTCAACCAAGAGATTCCTTTAGAGCAATTCCAAAAAGCTTTAGACAAAATAGGGGGAAGCTACACCATTGCCAACGAGGGCGAAGAGGCTCCTGTTAAAAAAAAATTAGTCAGTAAATCGGGGAAATACTATTGCCCGATGATGTGTGAAGGAGACAAAGTCTACGACGCACCAGGCGATTGCCCCGTGTGCGGAATGGATTTGGTGCCCCTCGAAATGAATGAAGATGAGGAACAAAGCAATTATTTGCGATTGTTGAAGAAACTTAAAATCGCGTTGTTCTTTACGGTTCCCATCTTTGTTGTTGCCATGAGCGACATGCTTAGCGATAATCCTTTGTATAAAATTATGCCTCAATCCGCTTGGAATTGGGTGCAATTTTTATTGTCGATTCCCGTCGTTTTTTATGCATGTTTTATCTTATTTAAACGGGCTTATGCCTCGTTGATTACACGAAATTTAAACATGTTCACCTTGGTGGGAATTGGTGCTGGAGCCGCTTGGCTTTATAGTGTAATCGCTTTATTCTTTCCCAATTTATTGAGTGCCACGGGCGAGGTGCATCTCTATTTTGAATCTGCCACAGTGATTCTTACCTTGGTGATGCTAGGGCAGGTAATGGAGGCGAAAGCACACCAGAAAACCCATTCTGCGATAAAAGAATTAATGCAACTTGCCCCTAAAAAAGCCCTGAGAGTTTCAGGAGATGTGGAGCAAGAAGTAGATTTGTCTGAAATTAAAATTGGAGATGTTTTAAAAGTAAAACCAGGAGAAAAAATCCCTGTCGATGGCGAAATCATCGAAGGGAGTAGCTACATCGATGAAAGTATGATTACGGGCGAGCCAATTCCTGTGGATAAAGTCGTGGGAGATCAGGTGAGCCAAGGAACCATCAATGGAAATAAAATATTCTTGATGAAAGCCAAAAGAGTAGGGCACGATACGCTCTTGGCGGGAATTATTCAAATGGTGAACGACGCGAGCCGAAGCCGAGCACCGATTCAGCGATTGGCAGACAAAGTGTCGGCGTATTTTGTGCCGATTGTCGTGGGCGTAGCGGTGATTACTTTTATTGTTTGGTTTTTATTTTCGCAAGAACATCCGTGGACTAATGCCTTTGTAAATGCCATTGCGGTATTAATTATCGCTTGTCCGTGTGCGCTTGGTTTAGCTACTCCGATGTCGATTATGGTGGGAATTGGAAAAGGTGCCCAACGAGGAATTTTGATTAAAAAAGCCGAAGCTTTAGAAAAATTAAAAACTATAAATTTAGTTTTAATTGATAAAACGGGAACCATTACCGAAGGCAAGCCGTCGGTGGAGGAATTAGTTGCGGTTGAAGGCGTGAAAAAAATAGACATGCTCCAGCTAATTAATTCATTAAACCAAAACAGTGAGCATCCTTTAGCCAAGGCTACGCTTAAATTTGGTCGTGAGCGTCATGTGTCTGCTTTGCCTGTTCAGAATTACGAAAGCATCACAGGAAAAGGTGTGGTGGGAGAAGTGCAAAATCATTCGGTAGCACTGGGAAACGAAGCCTTAATGGAAAGCGTTGGTGCCAAAGACAATCATAATCTTTATGCGCAAGCCGAAAACTTTATCAATCAAGGAGCTACGGTTTCTTATTTAGCCGTAGATCAAGAAATATTGGCGTTTATCGTGATTTCAGATAAGATTAAAGAAAACAGTGCACAGGCACTCAAGGCTTTAAATCAAAAAGGAATTAAGGTTGTAATGCTTTCAGGAGACAGTTTAGGAACCGTGAAAGCCGTGGCAAAAAAAGTGGGACTCACTGATTTTAAAGCCGAAATGCTGCCAAAAGATAAATTGGAAGAAGTGAAAAAATACCAAGCGCAAGGCTATAAAGTGGCGATGGCAGGCGATGGAATGAACGATGCACCCGCTTTGGCACAGAGCGATGTGGGAATTGCAATGGGAACGGGAACTGATGTAGCGATAGAAAGTGCTGATATCACGCTTGTGAAAGGCGATTTGCAAGGTATTTTAAGTGCGAGATTATTAAGCGAAAAAGTCTTGAAAAATATCAAAGAAAATCTATTTTTCGCACTCGTTTATAATACGCTTGGTGTGCCAGTAGCTGCAGGGATTTTGTATCCGTTTTTTGGAATTTTGTTGTCGCCTATGATTGCTGCGCTGGCAATGAGTTTCAGTTCTGTGAGCGTGATTGCCAATGCGTTGCGTTTGCGAAATGCTAAGATTTAA
- a CDS encoding F0F1 ATP synthase subunit epsilon, whose product MGLKLEIITPEYVLYRGEVESVTVPGKGGQFQMLNNHAPIVATLEKGEIIIGASKDAEVKHQKVENKGKDLVIRVEGGTIELNNNHLIILAE is encoded by the coding sequence ATGGGATTAAAATTAGAAATCATCACGCCAGAATATGTACTTTACCGAGGTGAGGTAGAAAGCGTTACGGTGCCTGGCAAAGGTGGGCAGTTCCAGATGCTAAATAATCACGCCCCTATTGTGGCTACTTTAGAAAAAGGTGAAATCATAATCGGAGCGTCTAAAGATGCCGAAGTGAAACACCAAAAAGTGGAAAACAAAGGGAAAGATTTAGTGATTAGAGTAGAAGGAGGAACCATTGAGCTAAACAACAATCATTTGATTATTTTAGCTGAATAA
- the atpD gene encoding F0F1 ATP synthase subunit beta — protein sequence MAQNIGKISQIIGPVIDVIFENDQELPRIYDSLEVIKEGEEPLILEVEQHIGEDTVRCISMDSTDGLRRGQKVISTGAPITMPTGEEVRGRLFNVVGDPIDGLGKVDKTHGLPIHRPAPKFEDLSTTAEVLFTGIKVIDLIEPYSKGGKIGLFGGAGVGKTVLIQELINNIAKGHGGLSVFAGVGERTREGNDLMREMLEAGIIQYGEDFMHSMEDGGWDLSKVDRNLLKDSKASFVFGQMNEPPGARARVALSGLTLAEYFRDGGEAGQGRDVLFFVDNIFRFTQAGSEVSALLGRMPSAVGYQPTLATEMGAMQERITSTKNGSITSVQAVYVPADDLTDPAPATTFAHLDATTVLSRKIASLGIYPAVDPLDSTSRILSPDVVGKEHYDCAQRVKELLQRYKALQDIIAILGMEELSEEDKLVVHRARRVQRFLSQPFHVAEQFTGIPGALVDIKDTIKGFNMIMDGEVDKYPEAAFNLKGTIEEAIEAGEKMLAEV from the coding sequence ATGGCACAAAATATAGGAAAAATCTCACAGATTATCGGTCCAGTAATCGATGTTATTTTTGAAAACGACCAAGAATTACCAAGAATCTACGACTCGCTCGAAGTTATAAAAGAAGGAGAGGAGCCACTGATTCTGGAAGTGGAGCAGCACATTGGAGAGGATACCGTAAGATGTATCTCGATGGATAGTACAGATGGCTTGCGAAGAGGGCAAAAAGTAATCTCTACCGGCGCCCCAATCACTATGCCAACGGGCGAGGAGGTGCGCGGACGCCTTTTTAATGTTGTAGGAGACCCTATCGATGGGCTTGGTAAGGTGGATAAAACTCACGGCTTGCCAATTCACCGCCCTGCCCCTAAGTTTGAAGATTTATCTACCACGGCAGAGGTGCTGTTCACGGGGATTAAAGTTATCGATTTAATTGAGCCATATTCAAAAGGAGGGAAAATTGGATTATTCGGTGGTGCCGGTGTAGGGAAAACCGTGTTAATTCAGGAATTGATTAATAATATCGCCAAAGGCCACGGAGGACTTTCCGTATTTGCCGGTGTAGGAGAGCGTACTCGTGAGGGGAACGACCTTATGCGTGAGATGCTTGAAGCTGGAATTATTCAATATGGAGAGGATTTTATGCACTCTATGGAAGACGGTGGCTGGGACTTGTCAAAAGTAGATAGAAACCTATTAAAAGACTCAAAGGCTTCCTTTGTATTCGGGCAAATGAATGAGCCGCCAGGGGCCCGTGCTCGTGTGGCGCTTTCAGGGCTTACATTGGCAGAATACTTCCGTGATGGAGGTGAAGCAGGCCAAGGGCGTGATGTGCTATTTTTCGTAGATAATATTTTCCGTTTCACCCAAGCAGGTTCGGAGGTATCAGCGCTTTTAGGGCGTATGCCGTCAGCCGTGGGGTATCAGCCTACCTTAGCTACTGAGATGGGGGCAATGCAGGAGCGCATTACATCTACTAAGAACGGCTCCATCACCTCGGTGCAAGCCGTGTATGTGCCTGCCGATGACTTGACAGACCCTGCACCAGCTACAACTTTTGCTCACTTGGATGCAACCACCGTGCTTTCTCGCAAGATTGCTTCATTAGGAATCTATCCAGCGGTAGATCCATTGGATTCAACCTCAAGAATTTTGTCTCCAGATGTAGTAGGGAAAGAGCACTACGATTGTGCACAAAGAGTAAAAGAGCTATTACAAAGATATAAAGCCCTTCAAGATATCATCGCAATTTTGGGTATGGAAGAATTGTCAGAAGAAGACAAATTGGTAGTTCACCGTGCAAGACGCGTTCAGCGTTTCTTGTCTCAGCCATTCCATGTGGCAGAGCAGTTTACAGGAATCCCTGGTGCGCTTGTAGATATCAAAGATACCATCAAAGGATTCAACATGATTATGGATGGTGAGGTAGATAAATACCCAGAAGCAGCATTCAACTTGAAAGGAACTATTGAGGAAGCCATCGAGGCAGGAGAAAAAATGTTAGCCGAAGTTTAA
- the rnpA gene encoding ribonuclease P protein component: MSSNVENTAKERFLFREKNRLKRKKWIEFLFSEGASAKNYPLKAIFTPLAKEEMSMIGVSVPKKLFKHATDRNHIKRLMREAYRLNQSKLEMPHAIMFIYISGKKTNFEEIYGAMENLLKKIQDKKS, from the coding sequence TTGAGCTCAAATGTAGAAAATACCGCTAAAGAAAGGTTTTTATTTAGAGAAAAAAATAGGTTAAAGCGAAAAAAATGGATTGAATTTCTGTTTAGTGAAGGTGCTTCGGCTAAGAATTATCCATTAAAAGCAATTTTCACCCCTTTGGCGAAGGAAGAAATGAGTATGATTGGTGTTTCGGTACCCAAAAAACTTTTTAAACATGCCACAGATCGCAATCACATCAAGCGTTTGATGCGAGAAGCTTACCGATTAAATCAATCCAAACTAGAGATGCCGCATGCAATAATGTTTATTTATATTTCGGGCAAAAAAACGAATTTTGAGGAGATTTATGGGGCGATGGAAAATCTTTTGAAAAAAATTCAAGATAAAAAATCATAA
- a CDS encoding BrxA/BrxB family bacilliredoxin, whose amino-acid sequence MYPEEIVIPMKQELTLNGFEDLSTVDKVQEFLAKKGTSLLVVNSVCGCAAGGARPGVVASLSQDKKPDNLGTVFAGFDIEATKVAREAMLPFPPSSPSVALFKDGELVHMLERHHIEGHSPAMIAENLQSAYDEFC is encoded by the coding sequence ATGTATCCAGAAGAAATAGTAATACCAATGAAGCAAGAATTAACGCTGAATGGTTTTGAAGATTTATCTACAGTTGATAAAGTTCAAGAATTTTTAGCTAAAAAAGGCACGAGCCTTTTGGTAGTAAACAGCGTTTGTGGCTGTGCTGCAGGCGGTGCAAGACCAGGTGTTGTAGCTTCTCTTTCTCAAGATAAAAAACCTGATAATTTAGGAACTGTATTTGCTGGCTTTGATATCGAAGCTACCAAAGTGGCAAGAGAAGCAATGTTGCCTTTTCCGCCAAGCTCTCCATCTGTGGCACTTTTCAAAGACGGAGAATTAGTGCATATGCTTGAGAGACATCACATCGAGGGGCATTCTCCTGCTATGATTGCAGAGAATTTGCAATCTGCTTACGATGAATTTTGCTAA
- a CDS encoding aspartate-semialdehyde dehydrogenase → MKVAVVGATGMVGERMLKVLEERNFPVDELVPVASERSVGKEVIFKGKPYKVVSLQEGVDSKCDVALFSAGGGVSLEWAPKFAEAGTTVVDNSSAWRMDDTKKLVVPEINAHVLTKEDKIIANPNCSTIQLVVALKPLHDKYTIKRVVVSTYQSVTGTGKAAVDQLNGEIAGKEVKKVYPYQIFKNALPHCDVFEDNGYTKEEMKLTRETKKILDPNIEVTATAVRVPVQGGHSEAVNIEFENDFDLNEARQLLQNAPGVTLQDNTDTNTYPMCLYAEGKNDVFVGRIRRDFSKPNALNMWVVSDNLRKGAATNTIQIAEYLVENNLL, encoded by the coding sequence ATGAAAGTAGCCGTAGTAGGTGCCACTGGAATGGTGGGCGAACGCATGTTAAAAGTTTTGGAGGAAAGAAATTTCCCCGTAGATGAATTAGTACCCGTAGCTTCAGAGAGATCTGTAGGCAAAGAGGTTATCTTTAAAGGAAAGCCATACAAGGTAGTTTCCTTGCAAGAGGGAGTAGACAGCAAATGCGATGTAGCTCTTTTCTCTGCAGGTGGCGGCGTTTCGCTTGAGTGGGCTCCTAAATTTGCTGAGGCAGGCACCACCGTAGTAGACAACTCATCAGCTTGGCGCATGGACGACACCAAAAAATTAGTGGTTCCAGAAATTAACGCCCATGTACTTACCAAAGAGGATAAAATTATAGCTAATCCAAACTGCTCAACAATTCAGCTTGTAGTAGCTTTGAAACCTTTGCACGATAAGTACACAATCAAACGCGTAGTAGTTTCTACCTACCAATCGGTAACAGGCACAGGAAAGGCTGCCGTGGACCAATTAAACGGTGAAATCGCTGGCAAAGAGGTGAAGAAAGTGTATCCATATCAAATCTTTAAAAATGCATTGCCACACTGCGATGTTTTTGAGGACAACGGCTACACCAAAGAGGAAATGAAACTTACTCGTGAGACCAAAAAAATCTTAGATCCTAATATCGAAGTTACAGCTACTGCTGTGCGAGTTCCCGTTCAAGGTGGGCATTCGGAGGCGGTGAACATCGAGTTTGAAAATGATTTTGACTTAAACGAGGCAAGACAACTTTTGCAAAATGCACCAGGCGTAACTCTACAAGACAATACCGACACCAATACCTACCCGATGTGCCTTTATGCTGAGGGCAAAAACGATGTATTTGTAGGTAGAATCCGTCGAGATTTTTCTAAACCAAACGCCTTGAACATGTGGGTGGTTTCAGACAACTTGAGAAAAGGCGCTGCGACCAATACCATTCAAATTGCAGAATATTTAGTAGAAAATAATTTATTGTAA
- the bioA gene encoding adenosylmethionine--8-amino-7-oxononanoate transaminase, with product MKKNLSELQQKDLAYNWHPYIQHKGMDTPIVITKGKDALLWDENGNEYIDAIGSWWCNPHGHANPAIAKAISDQIQTLEHVLFGGFTHPLAIELSEKLLSILPHNQAKVFYSDNGSTAVEVAVKMALQYHINQGVKKDCIISLENAFHGDTFAAMAASGIGLYTESFKGLLLKNHRIPVPTPENITQVEEQLLDIIKNHKPAAFIFEPILQGAAGMRVYKPELLERLMQICKEHDVLCIADEVMTGFGRTGRLFACDYLEEFPDIMCISKALTGGFIPLAATTATQKVYDAFWADEVNKALFHGHTFMANPAGCAAALASINLSISPETEKNIERIYQRNLNFALELKETKGVKDIEVLGVMLRFALDQPDNDYYGELRNKIYAFFMKNRLISRPVGNVLYILPPYCITNEQLDQTYEILRKTIKKFAPKK from the coding sequence ATGAAAAAGAATTTAAGCGAACTACAACAAAAAGATCTTGCCTACAACTGGCACCCGTATATTCAGCACAAGGGCATGGATACCCCAATCGTTATTACCAAAGGAAAAGACGCCCTTTTGTGGGACGAAAACGGGAATGAATACATCGACGCCATTGGCTCATGGTGGTGCAACCCACATGGGCATGCAAATCCTGCTATTGCTAAAGCTATTTCAGACCAAATTCAGACTTTGGAACATGTGCTTTTTGGCGGATTCACGCATCCTTTAGCCATAGAACTTTCAGAAAAATTACTTTCAATTTTGCCGCATAACCAAGCCAAAGTTTTCTATTCAGACAACGGATCTACCGCCGTAGAAGTAGCTGTGAAAATGGCTTTGCAATACCACATTAACCAAGGCGTAAAAAAAGATTGTATCATTTCCCTTGAAAATGCCTTTCACGGCGATACTTTCGCTGCCATGGCGGCTTCAGGCATTGGACTCTACACCGAATCTTTCAAAGGTTTATTACTTAAAAATCATCGAATTCCTGTTCCTACGCCAGAAAACATTACGCAAGTCGAAGAGCAACTTTTAGATATTATTAAAAATCACAAACCTGCGGCATTTATCTTTGAGCCGATTTTGCAAGGTGCTGCAGGCATGCGAGTGTACAAACCCGAATTACTCGAACGATTGATGCAAATTTGCAAGGAACACGATGTGCTTTGCATTGCCGATGAGGTGATGACGGGATTCGGGCGCACGGGAAGATTGTTTGCCTGCGATTATTTAGAAGAATTTCCCGATATTATGTGTATCTCCAAGGCTTTGACGGGAGGATTTATTCCACTAGCGGCAACCACTGCCACACAAAAAGTATATGATGCTTTTTGGGCAGACGAAGTGAACAAAGCACTTTTCCACGGGCATACTTTTATGGCAAATCCTGCTGGGTGCGCGGCGGCATTGGCAAGCATTAATCTAAGCATAAGCCCCGAAACCGAGAAAAATATTGAACGAATTTATCAACGAAATCTGAATTTTGCGCTCGAATTAAAAGAAACCAAAGGTGTAAAAGACATCGAAGTGCTGGGCGTGATGTTGCGTTTTGCGCTCGACCAGCCAGACAATGATTATTATGGAGAATTGAGAAATAAGATTTATGCCTTTTTTATGAAAAATCGTTTGATTTCTCGTCCCGTAGGCAATGTTTTATACATTCTCCCACCCTACTGCATTACCAATGAGCAATTAGACCAAACTTATGAAATCTTACGAAAAACAATTAAAAAATTCGCACCTAAAAAATAA
- a CDS encoding beta-ketoacyl synthase N-terminal-like domain-containing protein — protein sequence MNSKIIVTQYAQASCLNDLSEPNSGLAKHLIGKETAWGGKLTPKMEEKLQRLLAQNPNYQKLDRTVHLALLCARAFNFNPEDQNLKIGVNIGSSRGATHKLESEFEAFFNQENIDILTSPTTSLGNISSWVGQDLGLHGIQFSHSMTCSTSLLSVANAVAWLRANMTDKMLAGGAEAPLTPFTLAQSKALRIYSRELETPCRAGDLSKLQNTMVLGEGAGLLLLEKENAENKDQKIVEIAGIGYASEPLTSATSISSEAQHFQASMRQAIAHSSEPIDVVITHTPGTRKGDLAEYEAVKAVFGEQMPLITNNKWKIGHTFGAAGVLSLIYGIKMIKNQSFYALPWGGDISPGRPIKNILINAAGFGGNAVSVLIKGL from the coding sequence ATGAATTCTAAAATTATTGTCACACAATATGCACAAGCAAGTTGCCTAAACGATTTAAGCGAACCTAATAGTGGTTTGGCAAAGCACCTAATAGGCAAAGAAACCGCTTGGGGCGGAAAATTAACGCCCAAAATGGAAGAAAAACTCCAAAGACTTTTAGCCCAAAATCCAAATTACCAAAAATTGGACAGAACGGTGCATTTGGCTCTTTTATGCGCAAGGGCTTTTAACTTTAATCCAGAAGACCAAAATTTAAAAATTGGAGTAAACATCGGCTCTAGCCGAGGGGCTACGCATAAATTAGAATCCGAATTTGAGGCATTTTTCAACCAAGAAAACATCGATATTCTCACTTCTCCTACGACTAGTTTGGGCAACATCTCGAGCTGGGTGGGGCAAGATTTGGGCTTACATGGCATTCAATTTAGCCACTCGATGACTTGTAGCACCTCCCTGCTGAGTGTGGCAAATGCTGTGGCTTGGCTACGCGCCAACATGACCGACAAAATGCTGGCGGGCGGCGCCGAGGCGCCGCTCACCCCCTTTACTCTCGCTCAATCTAAGGCCTTGCGCATCTACTCCCGAGAGCTAGAAACTCCGTGCCGTGCTGGCGATTTAAGCAAACTACAAAATACTATGGTGCTAGGCGAAGGTGCTGGCCTCCTACTCTTGGAAAAGGAAAATGCTGAAAATAAAGACCAAAAAATTGTGGAAATCGCAGGGATTGGCTACGCCTCCGAGCCACTAACTAGCGCTACAAGCATTAGCTCCGAGGCACAGCACTTCCAAGCCTCTATGCGCCAAGCCATCGCGCACTCCTCTGAGCCCATAGATGTGGTGATAACTCATACCCCAGGCACCCGCAAGGGCGACCTTGCTGAATATGAGGCCGTGAAAGCCGTGTTTGGCGAGCAAATGCCGCTTATTACCAACAACAAATGGAAAATCGGGCATACCTTTGGTGCCGCAGGCGTGCTAAGCCTGATTTATGGCATCAAGATGATTAAAAACCAAAGTTTCTACGCTCTGCCTTGGGGAGGGGACATTTCCCCTGGGCGCCCGATAAAGAATATTTTAATCAACGCGGCGGGCTTTGGGGGAAATGCGGTGAGCGTTTTAATTAAGGGTTTATAA